A window of Microbacterium luteolum contains these coding sequences:
- the hpaE gene encoding 5-carboxymethyl-2-hydroxymuconate semialdehyde dehydrogenase, with translation MTDSRIPADLPDHIQHYIDGAFVDSVDGDTFDVLDPVTNKTYTTAAAGKKADIELAVAAAKRAFEEGPWPRMLPRERSRVLHRIADIVESRDARLAELESYDSGLPITQALGQARRAAENFRFFADLIVAQSDDAFKVPGKQMNYVNRKPIGVAGLITPWNTPFMLESWKLGPALATGNTVVLKPAEFTPLSASLWAGIFEEAGLPQGVFNLVNGLGEDAGDALVKHPDVPLISFTGESSTGQLIFGNAAPFLKGLSMELGGKSPAVVFADADLEAAVDATIFGVFSLNGERCTAGSRILVERSIYEEFVERYAAQAKRVKVGYPHDPATEVGALVHPEHYDKVMSYVEIGKTEGRLVAGGGRPEGFDEGNFVAPTVFADVSPDARIFQEEIFGPVVAITPFDSDEEALSLANNTKYGLAAYIWTNDLKRAHNFAQSVEAGMVWLNSNNVRDLRTPFGGVKASGLGHEGGYRSIDFYTDQQSVHITLGGAHNPTFGK, from the coding sequence ATGACCGACTCGCGCATCCCCGCCGATCTTCCTGACCACATCCAGCACTACATCGACGGCGCCTTCGTCGACTCGGTCGACGGCGACACGTTCGACGTGCTCGACCCGGTGACCAACAAGACCTACACGACGGCCGCCGCCGGCAAGAAGGCCGACATCGAGCTTGCCGTCGCCGCCGCGAAGCGCGCCTTCGAAGAGGGACCGTGGCCGCGGATGCTGCCGCGCGAGCGAAGCCGCGTGCTGCACCGGATCGCCGACATCGTCGAGTCGCGCGACGCCCGCCTGGCGGAGCTCGAATCCTACGACTCGGGCCTGCCGATCACGCAGGCGCTCGGCCAGGCGCGACGCGCGGCCGAGAACTTCCGCTTCTTCGCCGACCTGATCGTCGCGCAGTCCGACGACGCCTTCAAGGTGCCCGGCAAGCAGATGAACTACGTCAACCGCAAGCCGATCGGCGTCGCGGGCCTCATCACGCCCTGGAACACGCCGTTCATGCTCGAGTCGTGGAAGCTCGGCCCCGCGCTCGCGACCGGCAACACCGTGGTGTTGAAGCCGGCCGAGTTCACGCCGCTCTCGGCATCCCTCTGGGCGGGCATCTTCGAAGAAGCGGGACTGCCCCAGGGCGTCTTCAACCTCGTGAACGGCCTGGGCGAGGACGCCGGCGACGCGCTCGTGAAGCACCCCGACGTACCGCTGATCTCCTTCACCGGTGAGAGCTCGACCGGCCAGCTGATCTTCGGCAACGCCGCGCCCTTCCTCAAGGGCCTCTCGATGGAGCTCGGCGGCAAGTCCCCCGCGGTCGTCTTCGCGGATGCCGATCTCGAGGCCGCCGTCGACGCCACGATCTTCGGCGTCTTCTCCCTGAACGGCGAGCGCTGCACGGCCGGATCCCGCATCCTCGTCGAGCGCTCGATCTACGAGGAGTTCGTCGAGCGCTACGCCGCCCAGGCGAAGCGGGTCAAGGTGGGCTACCCGCACGATCCGGCCACCGAGGTCGGCGCGCTCGTGCACCCCGAGCACTACGACAAGGTGATGAGCTACGTCGAGATCGGCAAGACCGAGGGGCGCCTCGTCGCCGGCGGTGGCCGCCCCGAAGGCTTCGACGAGGGCAACTTCGTCGCCCCGACCGTGTTCGCCGACGTCTCGCCCGACGCACGCATCTTCCAGGAGGAGATCTTCGGCCCGGTCGTCGCGATCACGCCGTTCGACTCCGATGAGGAGGCGCTGTCGCTCGCGAACAACACCAAGTACGGCCTCGCGGCCTACATCTGGACGAACGACCTCAAGCGGGCGCACAACTTCGCGCAGTCGGTCGAGGCCGGCATGGTGTGGCTGAACAGCAACAACGTGCGCGACCTCCGCACCCCGTTCGGCGGTGTGAAGGCTTCCGGCCTCGGCCACGAGGGCGGCTACCGCTCGATCGACTTCTACACCGACCAGCAGAGCGTGCACATCACGCTCGGCGGCGCGCACAACCCGACCTTCGGCAAGTAA